The following are encoded together in the Bradyrhizobium algeriense genome:
- a CDS encoding motility protein A, protein MDITTLVGLVAGIIVLSTLILMGGDFRMFYDIHAVIIIFGGSTAATLIRFPLSAILHGMPLGAKFAFTMSRLSARDLVDELARIAEIARKQGPVGLEKVETDEPFLAKGIRYVADGYDLEFIRDNMERDRDNFLMHLNEGSKIYRAIGDCAPAFGMIGTLLGMVQMFSNMSDPSKLGPFMAVALLATLYGALVANLICLPIADKLHGKLIDEETNRTLIIDGILMIRDSKSPALVREMLLAYLPEKHRHEEGELVPA, encoded by the coding sequence ATGGATATCACCACGCTCGTTGGCCTGGTCGCCGGCATCATCGTCCTGTCGACGCTGATCCTGATGGGCGGTGACTTCCGGATGTTCTACGACATCCATGCCGTCATCATCATCTTCGGCGGCTCGACGGCAGCGACGCTGATCCGTTTCCCGCTCAGCGCGATCCTGCACGGCATGCCGCTGGGTGCGAAATTCGCCTTCACGATGAGCCGTCTGTCGGCGCGCGATCTGGTCGACGAACTGGCGCGGATTGCTGAAATCGCCCGCAAGCAGGGTCCGGTCGGCCTGGAAAAGGTCGAGACGGATGAGCCTTTCCTCGCCAAGGGAATCCGCTACGTCGCCGACGGCTACGATCTCGAATTCATCCGCGACAACATGGAGCGCGATCGCGACAATTTCCTGATGCACCTGAACGAGGGCTCGAAGATCTATCGCGCCATCGGCGACTGCGCGCCGGCGTTCGGCATGATCGGCACGCTGCTCGGCATGGTGCAGATGTTCTCGAACATGTCGGACCCTTCGAAACTCGGCCCCTTCATGGCGGTCGCCCTGCTGGCGACGCTTTACGGCGCGCTTGTCGCAAACCTGATCTGTCTGCCGATCGCCGACAAGCTGCATGGCAAGCTGATCGACGAGGAAACCAACCGCACGCTGATCATCGACGGCATCCTGATGATCCGCGACTCCAAGAGCCCGGCGCTGGTGCGTGAAATGCTGCTGGCCTACTTGCCCGAAAAACATCGCCACGAGGAAGGCGAACTGGTTCCGGCCTGA
- a CDS encoding Bug family tripartite tricarboxylate transporter substrate binding protein: MKRFWTALSFLILFGAAAAQAQTYPSRPITLVVPFPPGGSTDAAARIMAERMRATLGQSVVIENVGGAGGSIGVGRVARAAPDGYTFDIGQWDTHVGSIIYKLDYDLEKDFEPIALVSNNPQLMVAKKDLPANTLAELVAWMKENPGKINFVNQNAAANVTGVMFENLTKQKVQFIPYRGAGPAMTDLISGTVDLLVVQGAVALPQIRAGKIKALANLSATRSASMPDIPTADETGVPGLYMSGWFGFWAPKATPKDVIAKLNAATVEALADPAIQKRFTELGLDVAPRAQQTPEGLAAFQKAEIEKWWPIIKAAGIGAQAQ, from the coding sequence ATGAAGAGGTTCTGGACCGCGCTGTCATTCTTGATCCTCTTCGGTGCTGCGGCTGCGCAGGCGCAAACCTATCCTTCCCGCCCGATTACGCTGGTGGTGCCTTTCCCGCCGGGCGGATCGACCGATGCCGCCGCCCGGATCATGGCCGAGCGGATGCGCGCAACGCTTGGGCAGTCCGTCGTGATCGAAAATGTCGGCGGCGCCGGCGGCAGCATTGGTGTCGGGCGCGTCGCCCGCGCCGCGCCGGATGGCTACACCTTCGACATCGGCCAGTGGGACACCCATGTCGGTAGCATCATCTACAAGCTCGACTACGACCTCGAAAAAGATTTTGAGCCGATCGCGCTTGTTTCCAACAATCCCCAGCTCATGGTCGCCAAGAAAGACCTGCCGGCCAACACGCTTGCCGAACTGGTCGCCTGGATGAAGGAAAACCCGGGCAAGATCAATTTCGTCAACCAGAACGCGGCGGCGAACGTCACCGGCGTGATGTTCGAGAACCTGACCAAGCAGAAGGTGCAGTTCATTCCCTATCGCGGCGCAGGCCCTGCGATGACCGACCTGATCTCCGGTACGGTGGATCTGCTGGTTGTGCAGGGCGCGGTGGCGCTGCCGCAAATCCGCGCCGGCAAGATCAAGGCACTCGCCAACCTCTCGGCGACGCGCTCGGCCTCGATGCCTGACATTCCGACCGCGGATGAGACCGGCGTGCCCGGCCTCTATATGTCGGGCTGGTTCGGCTTCTGGGCGCCGAAAGCCACGCCGAAGGATGTCATCGCAAAACTCAACGCCGCGACGGTGGAAGCGCTGGCTGACCCTGCAATCCAGAAGCGCTTTACCGAACTGGGCCTCGACGTCGCGCCCCGTGCGCAGCAAACGCCGGAAGGATTGGCCGCTTTCCAGAAGGCCGAGATCGAAAAATGGTGGCCGATCATCAAGGCCGCCGGCATCGGCGCGCAGGCGCAGTGA
- a CDS encoding RraA family protein yields MNKAVTAPLPASVLEALARYDTPTICNAMEIVAPERRLIGYTTKPLVCPFPDLPPMVGYARTVTIRSVLKSTLPADEQAKRRIAYYEYVGTGFGPRITVIQDIDGADAGYGAFWGEVQSNVHKALGCLGVITDGSIRDIPQWAPGFQALAGSVGPSHAWVHAEHWGGEVRVAGMTVHSDDLIHADQHGAIVIPTDIATQIPEAAELCGRRETPILEIARSPDFTLEKLKEALKRSSEIH; encoded by the coding sequence GTGAACAAAGCCGTTACCGCCCCGCTGCCTGCTTCCGTCCTCGAGGCGCTGGCGCGCTATGACACGCCGACGATCTGCAATGCGATGGAAATCGTCGCGCCCGAACGCCGCCTGATCGGCTACACCACCAAGCCGCTGGTCTGCCCGTTCCCCGATTTGCCGCCGATGGTAGGTTATGCCCGCACCGTGACGATCCGCTCGGTGCTCAAATCCACCCTTCCGGCTGACGAGCAGGCCAAGCGCCGCATCGCCTATTACGAATATGTCGGCACCGGCTTCGGTCCGCGCATCACCGTGATCCAGGATATCGACGGAGCCGATGCCGGTTACGGCGCGTTCTGGGGTGAGGTGCAGAGCAACGTGCACAAGGCGCTCGGCTGCCTCGGCGTCATCACCGACGGCTCGATCCGCGACATCCCGCAATGGGCGCCGGGTTTCCAGGCGCTGGCCGGTTCGGTCGGGCCGTCGCACGCCTGGGTCCATGCTGAACACTGGGGCGGCGAAGTGCGCGTCGCCGGCATGACGGTGCATTCCGACGATCTGATCCACGCCGACCAGCACGGCGCCATCGTGATCCCGACAGATATCGCGACGCAGATTCCGGAAGCCGCCGAACTCTGCGGCCGGCGCGAGACGCCGATCCTGGAGATCGCGCGCAGCCCGGACTTCACGCTGGAAAAACTGAAAGAGGCGTTGAAGCGTTCGTCCGAGATCCACTGA